Below is a genomic region from Laspinema palackyanum D2c.
AATTCATCTCCACCCCAGCGGACGATAATATCACTATCACGCAGACAACTTCGCAAGCGTGAGGCAGCGGTTTGGAGGAGTTCATCGCCGACAGCATGACCGAGGGTGTCGTTAATGATTTTGAAGCGATCGAGGTCCAGAAACATCACCGCCAGTTGGTCTTTTTCCTGTTTGGCAGTTTCGATCGCCATTGGCAGGCGTTCATCCAATAGTTGCCGGTTGGGTAAACCCGTGAGACGGTCATGATAGGCTTGATGGCGAATCATTTCCTCTTGGTGATGACGTTGCAGTGCACCGCCTATACTCGCCGCGATCGCACTTAAAATCGAGACTTCGCTTTTGGACCAAGGACGATCAACCTCAATGTCATCAAACCCGATGTATCCCCAAAATTCATTATTCACCAGGATCGGAACCATCAAACTCGATCGCGTTCCCTCTTGAGCAAACAGTTGTTGTTCGGCTGGATTCAAATTCTGAGCAATCAAACTGACCGTTTCACCGACTAACAAGGTATCGAGGAGGCTTGAGCGTAACTGGACGACGGAACAGGCCCCATTTTTAAAACCGACCTGGGGAGTTCGGGTCCACTCAAACCGAATCCACATTTTACAATGTTCCCGAGAGGTACAGTCGGAACAAGAGGACAATTTTGAGTTAGGGTCTGAGGGATTGCCGAAGCTGTAGGCGGTGGTGGGATTAGATAACTCACAGATATAGACGCGATCGACCCCTGCCGCTTCTCCGAGGGTAGCCAAGGCATCCAATGCCGCTTGAGCAGTGTTGCTATTGGTCAACAGGTGATTCATGGCTTGGGCGACCCCCAGCAATAAGTTATCCCGTTGGTGCAGTTCTGCCTCAGCTTGTTTGCGCTGGGTGATATCAACCACGGTGCCTTCATACCCGATGATTTCACCGTTGGTATCGCGAATGGTCCGCGCACATTCAGAAATCCAGATGATGCGGCGATCGCGGCGATAGACTTGGGACTCAAAGCCCCAGACGGTTTCTTGTTCTTGTAACAAGCGGCGAAACTCGGACCGGCGCTGGGGGTCCACATAGAGTTGATGTTCGATATCCGTCAAGACTTGGATTAATTCTTCCGGGGAATCATATCCATAAATAGCGGCCAACATGGGATTGGCGGTGAGGTATTGACCACTGGGAGTGGTTTGAAAAATCCCCTCCACGGCATTTTCAAAGATGCTGCGATATTTGCGTTCCGCCTGCCGCAGGGCTTCTTCAGTTTGCTTACGTTGATAATAACTGGAGAGCATTTGGGCAATGACCCGCAGGAGTTGAGCATGGCTGGCGGACCAATGGGGTTGAATTTGGCGATCGTCAAATCCTAGAAATCCGACTAATCGTTCCTCCTGGGAAAAAAGTGGGACAATGAGCAACGATTGGATATTTTGAGAGAGAAAGAAGGCTTTTTCGGCATGGGCGGCTTTTGGTAGCCAATGGACATTACAGATATCTAAGATTTCCAGGACCGTGAGTTGGTCCATCAGCCAGGGGAAATCCGCCGATTGCAGGTTTTGGCGGTTCTGGATTTGGGAGATCGCCGCAGTGGAACACCATTCATAAGTGTTGCTAAATTGACATCTGCGATCGTCGAACTCAAAAATATAGGCCCGTTCTACTCCGGCGGCAATGCCAACTCGGGCGAGGATTTTATGGAAGTTGGGTTCGCGGGTGGAGACGAACAAGCGGGAAATCTGAGATAATGCCGCTTCGATGACCAGTCGCTGATGGAGTTGTTCTTCGGCTTCTTTGCGTTCGGTGATATCCCGAGAATTAACCACAATTCCTTGGATGCTGGGATCATCGAGGCGGTTATTGGTTACGGATTCTAAGTAGACCCAAGTTCCATCGGCATGGCGAAACCGATATTCAATGGGTTTTAAGGATAAGGAGAGGTCCGGGCGATTGTTCAGGGTGAGGGGGGAAAAATCTGCCATGATTTTGGAGGGGTGTAGGTTATTGAATTTGCAGGGGTGTAGCGATCGCTTGGAGGGGGTGGCTTTGGGTCGAGGCATGATCACTTCGCGAACCATTGCCACATCTTCGGGATGGACATAATCCAGGAGGCAGTGACCCAATAAGCTATCGGGTTGATATCCTAAAATGCGATCGAGGGAGGGTGACCCATATAAAATTTTCCCGTCTGCGGACAAAATGGCGATGGTGTCTGAGGAGTTCTGCACCAAAGCGGCAAACCGTTCTTCTGCCCGTTTGCGATCGGTAATATCTTTAACCGTGCCTTCATAGGCAATGATTTTGCCCTTGGCATCCCGGATCGTCCGCGCATTTTCAGAAATCCAAATGATGCTGCCATCTTTGCGATAGCACTGAGATTGGAAGTCCCACACCGCATCTTTTTCTTGTAACAGGTCGTTCAGTTCCTGCCGTCGCGAGGGGTCCACATAAAGCTGATGTTGGATATCCCGAATCGAATTCATCACTTCTCCCGGTGAGTCGTACCCATAAATATGCGCCAGGGTCGAGTTAACCAGGAGGTATTCCCCGGAGGGGTTACTTTGAAACATTCCTTCGATGGAACGCTCAAAAATATTCCGATATTTTTGTTCGGCTTTTCGTAAGACTTCTTCTGCGCGTTTCTGGAACAGTACCGAGCCCAGTCCCCGGAGAAGTTCCGAAACCTGTTCAACGATCCCCCAATCTTCTGGGTGGGACTCCACCATGAAGAAGACCAGGACGGTAAGAATTTCCCCGTTGGCGAGAATTGGTACACCCAGGGCCGCTTTGATGCCCAGTTTTCGGGCGAGTTTCACCCGAGGAAAAATGGCCTGGGGCAGTTGAGATACATCTTTGGCCCATTCTAGCTTTTGTTGAACCCAGACCCGTCCAGGTAGACCAATTCCGGGTAAAAAGGTTAGGGTTTCGCTTTGTTTGCGGAATTTTTCAATCTCTGGCAAGGGTCGCCCGAGGGCATTGATTTTTCCGGCATACCATGCGGGACTA
It encodes:
- a CDS encoding EAL domain-containing protein codes for the protein MQSTSTLSPSYLPISLSQTNSVRRRPMQNLEGSICGILGLCQDISKRESSKELMNPSRASVLQQLTLGVAQAEDFDTALSLALRQVCEIAGWDYGEAWSLNSEGGYLECSPAWYAGKINALGRPLPEIEKFRKQSETLTFLPGIGLPGRVWVQQKLEWAKDVSQLPQAIFPRVKLARKLGIKAALGVPILANGEILTVLVFFMVESHPEDWGIVEQVSELLRGLGSVLFQKRAEEVLRKAEQKYRNIFERSIEGMFQSNPSGEYLLVNSTLAHIYGYDSPGEVMNSIRDIQHQLYVDPSRRQELNDLLQEKDAVWDFQSQCYRKDGSIIWISENARTIRDAKGKIIAYEGTVKDITDRKRAEERFAALVQNSSDTIAILSADGKILYGSPSLDRILGYQPDSLLGHCLLDYVHPEDVAMVREVIMPRPKATPSKRSLHPCKFNNLHPSKIMADFSPLTLNNRPDLSLSLKPIEYRFRHADGTWVYLESVTNNRLDDPSIQGIVVNSRDITERKEAEEQLHQRLVIEAALSQISRLFVSTREPNFHKILARVGIAAGVERAYIFEFDDRRCQFSNTYEWCSTAAISQIQNRQNLQSADFPWLMDQLTVLEILDICNVHWLPKAAHAEKAFFLSQNIQSLLIVPLFSQEERLVGFLGFDDRQIQPHWSASHAQLLRVIAQMLSSYYQRKQTEEALRQAERKYRSIFENAVEGIFQTTPSGQYLTANPMLAAIYGYDSPEELIQVLTDIEHQLYVDPQRRSEFRRLLQEQETVWGFESQVYRRDRRIIWISECARTIRDTNGEIIGYEGTVVDITQRKQAEAELHQRDNLLLGVAQAMNHLLTNSNTAQAALDALATLGEAAGVDRVYICELSNPTTAYSFGNPSDPNSKLSSCSDCTSREHCKMWIRFEWTRTPQVGFKNGACSVVQLRSSLLDTLLVGETVSLIAQNLNPAEQQLFAQEGTRSSLMVPILVNNEFWGYIGFDDIEVDRPWSKSEVSILSAIAASIGGALQRHHQEEMIRHQAYHDRLTGLPNRQLLDERLPMAIETAKQEKDQLAVMFLDLDRFKIINDTLGHAVGDELLQTAASRLRSCLRDSDIIVRWGGDEFILLLEGITSTEDAAQIAQRLLECLRPAFEIEGNQLYITGSIGLALYPRDGDDPETLIKNADTALYRVKEQGRNHYQIYSPAMSSEASELLVLDNSLHEALTREEFFLEFQPQVNFKTGAVVGMEALVRWQHPHLGLVPPHTFIPIAEDNCEIIKLGWWVLQQAIGQNKTWQDAGLPPIRMMVNLSTRQFHHPDLAEIVSQMLGEAKLDPHWLGLEISETTAMHDPDLTDSILRQFRTMGISTAIDDFGIGYASLNYLKKFCFQTLKIDKSFVWDVALNAKEAAIVSAIITLGQKLNMNVVAEGVETAVQRDCLLNLNCYEMQGYLFSAPLSAFNATRLLEQSQGLL